TCCCACCGGCCGGCTGGAGCGGGCGCGCATGCTCCAGTGGATGTTCTTCGAGCAGTACAGCCACGAGCCCTACATCGCGGTGGCTCGGGCGTGGATCTCCTTCTTCGGCGTCCCTCCCGGCAAGGAGCAGGAGCTGGAGGAGCGCATCCAGAAGGGCTACACCGCGCTCGACGTCATGGAGGGGGAGCTGCGCCAGCGGCCCTTCTTCGCCGGCGAGCACTACAGCCTCGCCGACATCGCGCTCTATGCGTACACGCACGTGGCGGAGCAGGGCCGCTTCGACCTGAGCCGCTACCCCGCCATCCGCGCCTGGTTCGAGCGGGTGCAGGCCCAGCCCCGCCACCTGCGCCTCACCGACGTCATCCCCGCGAGCGAATGACCGCCCCCTGAAGCCCAGGACCGGCTGTCCGAGGTCCATGCGGAGAGCACCACCTCGCACCACTCACCGGGAAAAGCCCAGCTCATGGCTGGCGTACGCGAGCATGGCCTGATCCCAGTTGACGTCGATGTGAGACGTCATGCTCTGGAGATCCCTCCAGTGCCGCTGGAGGGGGTTGCTCTCGAACCCCGATGACGCGCCCAGGTGCAGCACCAGGCGCTGGACCGCGTTGACGCACAGCCGCGCCAGGTAAGCGCGATCGCGCTTGAGCGTGAGCCACTCTCCCGGGGACAACCCCCGCCGGGCCTCCCCGGCCCCCTGCAACGTGTGGAGCAGCGAATCGTAGAGGA
This DNA window, taken from Stigmatella erecta, encodes the following:
- a CDS encoding glutathione S-transferase family protein; this translates as MIKLHQFHPSGNCYKVRLLLHQLSIPFETREVDLAAGETRTPEFKAMNPIARTPTVELEPGVFLAESNAILWYFAEGTPFIPTGRLERARMLQWMFFEQYSHEPYIAVARAWISFFGVPPGKEQELEERIQKGYTALDVMEGELRQRPFFAGEHYSLADIALYAYTHVAEQGRFDLSRYPAIRAWFERVQAQPRHLRLTDVIPASE